From the genome of Sporomusa sphaeroides DSM 2875:
AATGCTGTGCTGTTCGACACTATCGGGGCAACGGCGGCTATCTTTGCCGATATATTGCTTGCCGCCGGTGTATATGGGATTATTCTGATGGTTTTAGGGGAACTTACTGAGCAGGACCTGCGGCGAGTGCCGTTTGTCGGTGAGTTTCTGGCAAAAATTACGGTGATTTTCCGCCGTTACAGGCAGTAACTCAGGTAAAATCCGGGAGGGTGGTAATGGTTACACTGAGAACTGGTTTTTTCTATATGCTAATAGCTATCCTTTGGAGTAGTGCTGTACTTGCAGGCGGTATTTCGCCGGTTGCCGCAAACGGCACGGCAAGAGAGCATCCGGATATTTTCGCCAGAGAAAGTATAACTGTTGCTGCCGGGCAAACTGTAGGCAAACTCTTGGCTGAAGGCGCGGATGTCATCGTGGAAGGCAAGGTGACTGACGGAATAATTCTTGTTGACGGGAATTTAACGGTAAAGCCGGGGGCCAGGATTAGCGGTGAGGTGCTGGTTATCGGTGGTACGGCTGCTTTTTCGCCAGCCGCTGACCTGCAGGAAACTGCACTGGTTATACCACGGCAAAACTTTCCGCTGGCTTCCCTGCTGGCAGGCAGTTTAATTATCCTGGCAGCAGCCGGCTTGCTGATTCTGCCTGCCGCGCTTTGGTGGTTTGCCCGTTTATTAAAAAAAGTGCCGTTTTACAACAAAGTGGCGGCAATTTTTTTTACTGTGCAGCATCAGTGGCCGGTTTTGTATATTTTGGGGACCCTGCTGATCAGTGCGATGATGTTAACGGCGTTTGTCGAACTGGCTTGGGAAACCATGTTTCAACAGACAACAGACGTTTTCGATATGGTCATGATTTGGCTGACGCGCTATTTTGCCAGCCCGCGTGTTGACCAGGTGATGATTTTCATTACCGACTTGGGTTATGGTAAGCCCTATTTTCTCATTGTGTCTGCGATATTTTTGCTAATCCTCTATCTGAAACGCTGGCGGGAAGCAGCCGGGCTTGCTA
Proteins encoded in this window:
- a CDS encoding phosphatase PAP2 family protein — its product is MVTLRTGFFYMLIAILWSSAVLAGGISPVAANGTAREHPDIFARESITVAAGQTVGKLLAEGADVIVEGKVTDGIILVDGNLTVKPGARISGEVLVIGGTAAFSPAADLQETALVIPRQNFPLASLLAGSLIILAAAGLLILPAALWWFARLLKKVPFYNKVAAIFFTVQHQWPVLYILGTLLISAMMLTAFVELAWETMFQQTTDVFDMVMIWLTRYFASPRVDQVMIFITDLGYGKPYFLIVSAIFLLILYLKRWREAAGLAICLAGGAVLNLLLKNLFERARPELFRLVEATGYSFPSGHAMVSLCFYGMAAFLLARGLKRWQGRVLVISAAGLLIAAIGVSRVYLGVHYPTDIAAGYAAGSMWLAFCISLLMWWEKER